One genomic region from Croceicoccus sp. YJ47 encodes:
- a CDS encoding cell wall hydrolase: MTADKIRPLVPEDARAINSQQPIANEAVTPSRAFKPMFAAASQRARAVDCLATAIYYEAGMEGADGQRGVAQVVLNRVRHKSYPNSVCGVVFQGAERRTGCQFTFTCDGSLARAPAPRRLAQARKIAEDALAGSVYAPVGLSTHYHADYVVPYWSPSLLKTAVVGTHIFYRSPGLAGRPSAFAERYAGEDAARPEPTPAPDPVADVPQRLAANPALAAVPVAPEDKAAEIDRFAILDYRETGEPAPSAIDRRIAASVRSAAGASAPMSKGEPPSGIRPAGPSTTRSRPQIVLD, encoded by the coding sequence TTGACCGCGGACAAGATACGGCCCCTCGTCCCCGAAGATGCCCGCGCCATCAATTCACAGCAGCCGATTGCGAACGAGGCCGTCACCCCTTCGCGTGCATTCAAGCCAATGTTCGCCGCCGCGTCGCAGCGCGCCCGTGCGGTCGATTGCCTGGCGACGGCGATCTATTACGAGGCCGGAATGGAAGGCGCCGATGGCCAGCGCGGCGTGGCGCAGGTCGTCCTCAACCGCGTCCGCCACAAGTCCTATCCCAACAGCGTGTGTGGCGTCGTATTTCAGGGGGCGGAACGGCGCACAGGGTGTCAGTTCACCTTTACCTGCGACGGCTCGCTTGCGCGCGCGCCTGCACCCCGCCGCCTCGCGCAGGCGCGCAAAATTGCGGAGGATGCCCTTGCGGGATCGGTCTATGCTCCGGTGGGTCTCTCGACGCATTATCATGCGGATTATGTCGTTCCATACTGGAGCCCGAGCCTGTTGAAGACCGCGGTGGTCGGCACGCATATCTTCTACCGCTCGCCCGGTCTGGCAGGGCGCCCGTCCGCCTTCGCCGAACGCTACGCCGGGGAGGACGCTGCCCGCCCGGAACCAACGCCGGCCCCGGATCCTGTGGCGGACGTGCCTCAGCGTCTGGCGGCCAACCCCGCGCTTGCCGCCGTGCCGGTCGCGCCGGAGGACAAGGCCGCCGAGATCGACCGCTTCGCGATCCTGGACTATAGGGAAACGGGCGAGCCGGCGCCCAGCGCGATCGATCGCCGAATTGCGGCGTCGGTCCGGTCCGCCGCCGGTGCGTCCGCGCCTATGTCGAAAGGAGAGCCGCCGTCTGGAATACGACCAGCCGGACCCTCCACCACGCGATCACGGCCGCAGATCGTTCTCGATTGA
- a CDS encoding cadherin repeat domain-containing protein, protein MTRSEAPTAVEQGQQAGSTATPANEAATPETAANTAETAKPLTAAELAALAAAASEDAVPQVESEEAPVEMADAAQAQAKAQAVVDEDEKEDEDDADAQDAPVDLAMGSEAAVFEAIAAADDARAAPGDEGEEASALGGDSNGAPILAVAAVAAAGLGLYAVLDDNDDDIDLPEPEPENVAPVFTSGTDVDFAENTDAGEVVYTATATDADGDDITYSIDADSADFDAFTIDPDTGEVRFVASPDFEMQDSYTLTVIATDSEGNSVSQDVDIAITDVVENTAPTFANGDDVTVAIDENSDVATVVYDANAVDAEGDAITYSIEDGDDSDAFTIDADDGEVRFVASPDFEMQDSYTITVTATDAEGNMTSQDVTIDVNDLDDAITTVNLDAVDTDNNPNTPNLIDSGDMDYLLTDDAEVASYTIIRNFEEGDMIEFSNTDSVSFSTGPDDANDLQIIFNNNGTVSEIILDDVLGDDAGLIFNEATAEAAVGFDFFSYADVTVAADTIA, encoded by the coding sequence ATGACACGAAGCGAAGCACCGACTGCTGTTGAGCAGGGCCAGCAGGCCGGTTCGACCGCAACACCCGCGAACGAAGCAGCCACTCCGGAAACCGCAGCGAACACTGCCGAAACCGCGAAGCCGCTGACCGCCGCCGAACTCGCCGCGCTCGCCGCCGCCGCTTCGGAAGACGCCGTTCCGCAGGTTGAGTCGGAAGAAGCTCCCGTCGAAATGGCCGACGCCGCCCAGGCTCAGGCGAAGGCGCAGGCCGTGGTCGACGAGGACGAGAAGGAAGACGAAGACGACGCCGACGCGCAGGACGCACCCGTCGATCTCGCAATGGGTTCGGAAGCTGCTGTTTTCGAAGCGATTGCTGCGGCTGACGATGCACGCGCTGCACCGGGCGACGAAGGCGAGGAAGCTTCCGCTCTCGGTGGCGATTCGAATGGCGCGCCGATCCTGGCCGTTGCTGCCGTTGCGGCTGCCGGTCTCGGCCTTTATGCCGTCCTCGACGACAACGACGATGACATCGACCTTCCCGAGCCCGAGCCCGAGAATGTTGCTCCCGTCTTCACGTCGGGCACCGATGTCGATTTCGCCGAGAACACTGACGCTGGCGAAGTGGTCTATACCGCGACCGCAACCGACGCCGACGGCGATGACATCACCTACAGCATCGATGCCGACAGCGCCGATTTCGACGCCTTCACCATCGATCCCGACACCGGCGAAGTTCGCTTCGTGGCCTCGCCCGACTTCGAGATGCAGGACAGCTACACGCTGACCGTCATCGCGACCGACTCGGAAGGCAATTCGGTTTCGCAGGACGTGGACATCGCGATCACCGACGTAGTCGAGAACACCGCGCCGACGTTCGCCAATGGTGACGACGTCACCGTCGCCATCGACGAGAATTCCGACGTCGCGACCGTCGTCTATGATGCCAATGCGGTCGACGCCGAAGGCGATGCCATCACCTACAGCATCGAAGACGGCGACGATTCCGACGCCTTCACGATCGATGCGGACGATGGCGAAGTTCGCTTCGTGGCCTCGCCCGACTTCGAGATGCAGGACAGCTACACCATCACGGTGACCGCGACCGACGCCGAAGGCAACATGACGAGCCAGGACGTCACGATCGACGTGAACGACCTCGACGATGCCATCACCACGGTCAATCTAGATGCGGTGGATACGGACAACAATCCGAACACGCCGAACCTGATCGACTCGGGTGACATGGACTACCTGCTGACCGACGATGCCGAAGTCGCCAGCTACACGATCATCCGCAACTTCGAAGAAGGCGACATGATCGAATTCTCGAACACGGACAGCGTCAGCTTCTCGACCGGTCCGGACGATGCGAACGATCTTCAGATCATCTTCAACAACAACGGCACGGTCAGCGAGATCATTCTCGACGACGTTCTGGGTGACGATGCTGGTCTGATCTTCAACGAGGCAACTGCCGAAGCCGCTGTCGGCTTCGACTTCTTCTCCTATGCTGACGTGACTGTCGCTGCGGACACCATCGCTTAA